In the bacterium genome, CCACATCAAATGAAAACCATCACGACCGGTTACACAAAAAAACTGACAGACCCCTTGATTGTTCCGTTTATACGCAATCCGCAGGAATGGGTTTGGCCCGCCGAAATTGCAGTGAACTTGTCCTCGGGAGCGGCTAACTGCCCGTAAGATCGATCCCCCCAACAGTCGATCGTCTCGTCCCAGCGCAATTCCGCCAGATTTGGGAATGCACAATCCCTGCGCAGCACCCCCCAACAGTCAACCGTGCCGTCTTCATGCAGCCCACAGGCAAAGTCCAACCCAACTGAGACCTCGCTCCACGGGCCATCTGGAATTTCCGCCCAGGGGGGAGTCACCGGCTCCGGGGTTGGGGTCGGCGTAAACCAAGGGGTGGGTGATGGAGGCGGGCTAGGCGCTGGAGTCGAAGTCGGCGCTGATGTAGGCGTCGGAGATACCACCGAAGTGGAAGTAGTTGTTGGGGTCGGAGCAGGAGTCAGTGCCGCAGTCTCAGTAGCGGTTGGCTGAGCGGTGGTGGTTACTTCTTCAAAGGCCGGAAGTAGACCAACCTTCTCTCCATCATCACTTGAGCAAGCCGCTGCCCCAAGCATCACAACTAGCAGCAAACCGGTCCTACGTGCGCGCACCTATCGACCCCTTTGCGAGTACTCGACGCATCACGACCCTATTCGGTTCCCTGTTTCCACCGTCAGTAGGCCAGGAAGCAAATTTGCAGTGCCTTCTACGTATATCTATCGCTAATATGTACGTATGCCGAATCGAACGATCTATCTGCCCGATGAGCTCGACGAGATCAGCCGCCGTGTCGGTCTCAATCTTTCCCGGCTGACCCAGCAGGCGATCCGAGACTTTGTTGCGGAGCACCATGAAACGGCCCTCGAAGCCCGCATAGATGCCATCTCGGCCCGATGTCGGGAGTTGGGAATTGACTGGCCCACGGACTATCTGGATAAGCAACGATCAGAAGCCGGAGAGCGATGACGATCGTTGTCGACGCCAACATCGCCATTGCGATTCTCGACTCACAGCATCAGTTCCATCGAGCCGCGGTTCAGCGCTGCCTAGAGGCCGACGGTGTCGCCATCTTGAACATCACCCACGCCGAGGCGCTGATCTATCCGAGTCGCATGGAGAAGCTCGATGAGGCGACCACGGTACTTGACCAGCTTGGGTTCAACCCAGAAGTTCTCGACAACGGCGTTGCCGACCGGGCCAGGGAACTGCGCGCCGAATACGGCAACCGGAATTTTCCAATGGTGGACGCTGCGGTCGTGGCTTTGAGTATTGAACGGGACTGGCCAGTTGTGACATGCGACACCAAATGGCCAGAGATTGCAGAAGCAGAAATCGAGGTTCTTTCCTCCTCATAACACAGGAAGAGTCGAAACTATGACCGCCGCCCGCCTGGGCGGCCAGCCAAGAGGGAGAAGGCTACGCCTCCTCAGGGCATGTCCAGGAGGCTCCTACCACCCCAGCACTCGACGGTCCTGTCCGTGCGCAAACCACAGGTGTAGCCCGAGCCGGATGAGACCGCCGACCAAGTGCCGTCCCTGGTAGCTGTCCAAGAACCAGCGACATTGTCGATGATTGTGACGTGGATTGGAACCGGTTCGGGCGTGGGAGTGGGAGAGGGCTCGGCATCGGGAGTTGATACCGGCACTGCTGTCGGTTCCGGGGTCGGCAACGGCGTGGGCGAAGGCAACGGCGTCGGGCTAGGAGTGTTAGGGGGCGATGGTGCTGGAACCGGAGAAGCATCGGCACCGAGGACTGCTACCGCAGTTGGAGTAGGGGCTGGCGCAGGACCCGGTGTCGCACTCTCAATTCTTGTTGAGGGGCAGCGGGAATCACATGATCCTTTGCCCGGACAATGCCTTCCCCTTCACTGCTATCGCTTGAGCAGGCCGTGACCGCTATGGCCACAACCAAGATCAATGCAGTCCAGCGAACGCTCACCATCGCCCCCTTGCAAGCAATAGACGCTTCTCGACCTAGTTTGGTTCCTATTCTTCTGATTCAGAGCCGGAGCAGGCGGGTGGCGTTGGCGTTGAGGGTTTCGGCCAGGTCGGCCACGTCGGGGCCTGTGCCTCGGTCCCAGCCGCCGAAGTTCGTGCCGTAGACCAGGCGGTCGATGCCGTATTGCTCCAGAGCGAGATTGAGCTCGGCGGGGCCGGTGATGTGGCAGTCGAACCATAGGCGGCTGAGGGCTCGGTCGAAGGCCCCTGATTCCTTGATCCACTCGGGGGCGGCGGGGCGGCGCTCGGCCAGCTTGCGGAGCTTGGACAGGACGATGGGGGTGGTGCCGCCGCCGTGGGACAGGCACAGATCCAGATCAGGGTGGCGTTCGGTGACCCCGCCGAACACCAGGGTGGCCACCGCCACCGTCTCCTCATAGGAGTACTCCAACACTAGGTCCAGGTCCCAGCGGCGCAGCCGGGGATCGAGCAGCGGGCCGTCGATGCCCGACTGGGTGGGATGCAGAAAGTGGGGCACGTCGAGCTCCGTACACAGCGACCAGAGCTGGTCGAGGGCCGGGTCGTCCAGCGGGGTGCCGAAGTCGGTGCCGGTGTAGCCGGCCAGGAGGCCCAAGTCTCGCACAGCTCGCTCCAGTTCGGCGCAGGCCGCGTCGAGGTCCTGCATGGGCAGCGCAGCCAGACCGACGAAGCGATCGGGACGGGCAGCCACAGCGGCGGCCAGATCATCGTTGTGGCGGCGGCAGAAGTCGATGGCCAACTGAGGCTCGATGAAGTGGAGATAGGTGAGCGGGTTAGGCGACAGGGCCTGCACTGCTATCCCCTGGGCGTCCATGGCCTCGAGGCGCATATCCAACTCGGTAAATAGAGACCCTCGGTAGGCCACCCCGTTGAGCTGGTAGCCGCCTACCCGAAACCAGGGGGTGCCGTCGTCGTGGGCACCGATCTCGGGGCCGCACGGGCCGGCCGCGCCCATAGTGCCCTCCAGCACGATGTGGGCGTGGACATCGATGAGCCCGGTCATGGGGGTGAGCCTCCGCTGCCTGCCTTGGAGGTGGCGGGCAAACCTATTGGCGGCCTTCCATGATCCCATCGGCGCCGGGCAGCCAGGAGGCCACGCCGGAGATGGGGATGGCGCACACCACCGCCTCGGTGATCTCGGCCTCGGAGGCTCCGGCGTTGCGGGCGCCGTTGGCGTGGATGTTCACGAACCGGCTGGAGAACTCCGCGGCGTTGATGGTGCACAGCAGCAGCTCAACGTGCTTGGCGTCGAGCATGTTCTCGGCCAGCGACCACTGGCGCATCAATACATAGCCCTCCAAGGCTCGAGGGGCATGGTCGGCCATCACCTCGATGTAGTCGGGCACGAAACCGAAGTAGCTCTGGAAGTAGTCCAGCGCCGCCTGGCGATCGAGGGTGAAATCGGGAATCGGCTCGGTGGACTGGTCGGCAGCGATGTCGAACGCCTGGTCAATGGCCCGGGCGAAGGCGTTGTAGGTGGCTTCGCCCCGGGAGATGAGCACGGCCAGCGATGCGCCCCGGGCGTCGCTCAGGCTCAACCCCAGCTCGCGAGACCGGGTCATCTCCCTAAGGGCTTGCTCCGGCTGGCACCGAACCGCGGCGGCGCAGGCCATGTACAGCGCCTTGGCCCACGCGGGGCAGGCCCCGTCGCGGTCGGTCACGTCGCGGATGCGGGCGTAGCCCTCGGCAAACTTGGGGGAGATGGCGGCCAGTTCGCCGCCAGCCAGTGCAGGACTGCCCAACTCGCTGTGGACCGCGTTGTTGGACCCAGCTTGCGCATCTCTTGCAGCGGCTTGCATGGTCATCTCTTGCCTCCCTTGGCCATTTTCATTGTCAGAGCTTCATCATCAAAGCTTGGACGCTTCTCCGCCGTCGATCACGAAACACGAACCGGTAACGAACCCGGACGCCTCCGATGCTAGGTAACAGACCAGCGGTCCGAGCTCATCGGGGTGGCCCATGCGGCGTACAGGTATCTTGCGCAGCCGGGCGGCCAGGGTGTCGGGATCGCCCAACACCGCGGCCTGGGCATCGGTTTCGAACGCACCGGGGGCGATCACGTTCACCCGGATGTTGTAGCGGGCCCACTCCCCGGCCAGGGCCTCGGTGAGCCGCAACAGCCCGCCCTTGGAGGCCGAATAGGCGGCCAGGGTCGGCTTGCCCTTGAGCCCCGAAGTAGAGGCCACGTTGATCACCGAGCCGGGCCGGGCAGCATCGATCCAGTATGTGGCGGCTTGTCGGGCCAAAGCCGCCGGTGCGGCCAGGTTCACGGCCAGCACCTCGTCGAACACATCGTCAGGCTGGTCGACGAACTTGGAGGCGGGAGCGATGCCCGCGTTGTTGACCACCGAGTCGAGTCGGTCGAACCGGCTCACCGCCTCATCCACCAGCCCGGCCACTGCGTCTCGGTCCCGCATGTCGCACGGCACCGCAGCCACCGCGTCGCCCAGTTCGTCGGCCAGCGAGTCCAGGGCATCTGTGGAGCGGGCGGCGGCCACCACCCTGGCCCCTTCGGCCACCATGGCCCGCACTGCGGCCTCTCCCAACCCCCGGCTGGCCCCGGTCACCACCGTCACGTGGCCGTCAAGGCCCCAATCCACCGCCATTGCCTACTCCCCCTCCTCGCCCTGTCGGTCGGCCGCTTCGTCGCACAGCCGGCTGGCGATGCCCAGCCGGAGCACTTCGGAGGCCCCCTCGTAGATGCGCATGGGTCGGGCCTGGCGGTAGTAGCGCTCAATGTCGGAGCCCCGAATGAGCCCCCATCGGCCCATCACCTGCACGCAGCGGTCAACCACCCGGCTGGCCGCCTCGGTGGCGGCCAGCTTGGCCAGCGACGACCGGTCGAGGTGGGCCGACGGATCCTCCCGGGCGGCCTCGGCGGTGGCGTAGGCCAACAGCCGGGTGGCCTCCAACTCGGCCCAAGAGTCGGCCAGCAGGCCCGCGACTGGTCCCAGCCGCACCAGTGGCCGGCCGAACTGTTCGCGGACCGCCGCGTGGTTTGCCGCGCAGGTCAGCGCCCCGTCCATCAGCCCCACCGCGGCCCCGGCCACTGAGATGCGAAACACCGACAAGGTGGCCAGAACATGGCGGAATCCGGCGCCGGGTTCGCCCAATCGAGCCGAAGCCGGCAGGCGCACCCGGTCGAAGGTCACCTCGCCCAGCACATGGGGGGCGATGATCTCCGGAGAGGGCTCGATCGACACACCAGGAGCATCGGCGGGCACCAACACCAGCGAGAACCGGTTCTCCTCCCGGGCCATGGTGGTGTAGAACCCAGCCGCCCCGGCATTGGAGATGAACGACTTGGCCCCGTTTAATTCCACTTCATCGTCGTGGTCGGTCAGCGTGGTCTCGATTCCCCGCAGATCGGATCCCGCCACCGGCTCGGTGAGGGCCAAAGCAGCCAGCAC is a window encoding:
- a CDS encoding amidohydrolase family protein codes for the protein MTGLIDVHAHIVLEGTMGAAGPCGPEIGAHDDGTPWFRVGGYQLNGVAYRGSLFTELDMRLEAMDAQGIAVQALSPNPLTYLHFIEPQLAIDFCRRHNDDLAAAVAARPDRFVGLAALPMQDLDAACAELERAVRDLGLLAGYTGTDFGTPLDDPALDQLWSLCTELDVPHFLHPTQSGIDGPLLDPRLRRWDLDLVLEYSYEETVAVATLVFGGVTERHPDLDLCLSHGGGTTPIVLSKLRKLAERRPAAPEWIKESGAFDRALSRLWFDCHITGPAELNLALEQYGIDRLVYGTNFGGWDRGTGPDVADLAETLNANATRLLRL
- a CDS encoding glucose 1-dehydrogenase → MAVDWGLDGHVTVVTGASRGLGEAAVRAMVAEGARVVAAARSTDALDSLADELGDAVAAVPCDMRDRDAVAGLVDEAVSRFDRLDSVVNNAGIAPASKFVDQPDDVFDEVLAVNLAAPAALARQAATYWIDAARPGSVINVASTSGLKGKPTLAAYSASKGGLLRLTEALAGEWARYNIRVNVIAPGAFETDAQAAVLGDPDTLAARLRKIPVRRMGHPDELGPLVCYLASEASGFVTGSCFVIDGGEASKL
- a CDS encoding acyl-CoA dehydrogenase family protein, whose product is MAFELDSGTRAIQEEARAVARQVAAFAAEADEANHIHQPTLDVLRGSDLCSLMVPAAYGGRYERVDPLAVCVVREALMRASSHLDSLFALQGIGSYAIAVAGTDEQREQWLPKVANAEVLAALALTEPVAGSDLRGIETTLTDHDDEVELNGAKSFISNAGAAGFYTTMAREENRFSLVLVPADAPGVSIEPSPEIIAPHVLGEVTFDRVRLPASARLGEPGAGFRHVLATLSVFRISVAGAAVGLMDGALTCAANHAAVREQFGRPLVRLGPVAGLLADSWAELEATRLLAYATAEAAREDPSAHLDRSSLAKLAATEAASRVVDRCVQVMGRWGLIRGSDIERYYRQARPMRIYEGASEVLRLGIASRLCDEAADRQGEEGE
- a CDS encoding PIN domain-containing protein — protein: MTIVVDANIAIAILDSQHQFHRAAVQRCLEADGVAILNITHAEALIYPSRMEKLDEATTVLDQLGFNPEVLDNGVADRARELRAEYGNRNFPMVDAAVVALSIERDWPVVTCDTKWPEIAEAEIEVLSSS